From the Bacteroidia bacterium genome, one window contains:
- a CDS encoding MgtC/SapB family protein yields MDSTASMLTQIHSAAGALDLSVPGLFQKIAIALLVGALVGIERERAVEEHRRLFAGIRTYPLIGLLGCLSALLGHAAGAWMLGVLSIGFIALVVSSYMLEARSGYHGATSEVAAILVFVLGALIFEEWYAVSIASGVVLTLFLSMKQPLQRLIARVSEEDIYATLKFAIITAIVLPVLPNETMGPLDVLNPRQVWYMVVLIAGISFAGYVLVKVFGSKRGLAITGMMGGLVSSTAVTLSFSQKSREVPDLSRTFASAIILACSIMYPRILVEIAVVNQSLLSFMWPLLSILLASGIAASLLLLFGKKSDTITDVSLQNPFELTSAIKFGLIFAVILFISKAAQIYLGESGVYMAAALAGVSDVDAITLSMANLSRSGAVAENTAAVSILIAVVVNTIVKAGIAWTLGATALRRFTLPGFGLVLLTGLLLIGWLLL; encoded by the coding sequence ATGGACTCGACCGCCTCAATGCTCACGCAGATTCATAGTGCAGCCGGAGCACTGGATCTTTCGGTGCCAGGTCTTTTTCAGAAAATCGCCATTGCTCTGCTCGTGGGCGCGCTGGTCGGTATCGAGCGCGAGCGCGCCGTGGAAGAGCATCGCCGCTTGTTCGCGGGCATACGCACCTACCCATTGATCGGTCTGCTGGGTTGCCTCAGCGCGTTGCTGGGCCATGCTGCCGGTGCATGGATGCTGGGCGTCCTGAGCATCGGATTTATAGCGCTCGTGGTCAGCTCGTACATGCTGGAAGCGCGGTCGGGATATCATGGAGCGACGAGCGAAGTGGCGGCCATACTGGTATTCGTACTCGGCGCTCTCATTTTTGAGGAATGGTATGCCGTTTCGATAGCGAGCGGTGTGGTACTGACGCTGTTCCTCTCCATGAAACAACCCTTGCAGCGCCTGATTGCGCGTGTTTCCGAGGAAGACATTTACGCGACGCTGAAATTCGCGATAATCACCGCTATTGTGCTGCCGGTATTGCCCAACGAGACCATGGGTCCGCTGGATGTGCTGAATCCCCGACAGGTCTGGTACATGGTGGTGCTGATCGCCGGCATCAGTTTCGCGGGGTATGTCCTGGTGAAGGTGTTTGGTTCAAAGCGCGGACTGGCGATAACGGGAATGATGGGCGGACTCGTCTCGAGCACCGCGGTGACGCTGTCGTTCTCCCAGAAGAGCCGGGAGGTTCCGGATCTCAGCCGGACTTTCGCCTCGGCCATCATTCTCGCATGCAGCATCATGTATCCGAGAATTCTTGTCGAAATCGCCGTCGTAAATCAATCTCTGCTCTCTTTCATGTGGCCGTTGCTGAGCATTCTTTTGGCTTCCGGTATTGCCGCGAGCCTGTTGCTTCTTTTCGGAAAAAAATCAGACACCATCACCGACGTTTCCCTGCAGAATCCCTTCGAATTGACGTCGGCCATCAAGTTCGGCCTGATTTTCGCCGTCATCCTGTTCATATCCAAAGCGGCGCAAATCTACCTCGGCGAAAGCGGGGTGTACATGGCGGCCGCACTGGCGGGGGTGTCCGATGTGGATGCGATTACGCTTTCCATGGCCAATTTGTCACGAAGCGGTGCGGTCGCGGAAAACACTGCGGCGGTTTCCATTCTCATTGCCGTCGTGGTCAATACTATCGTCAAAGCGGGCATCGCCTGGACTCTGGGCGCCACGGCACTGCGGCGCTTTACGTTGCCGGGTTTCGGTCTCGTGCTGCTTACGGGCCTCCTCCTTATCGGATGGTTGTTGCTGTGA
- a CDS encoding response regulator transcription factor: MYRIGVVEDHAQWRQALTQALCTEEEYQLRAFGDLETFLEAFRIAPDDLVIMDIHLPGASGIDGVRGIKALAPETDVIMCTAFEDDQNVFASLKAGACGYLLKRSSLDEILAAVAQVRSGGAPMTPSVARRVLASLHRPSLRVPATELTGREQEILDLLGEGKAYKDIAAQLCVALSTVQTHVKSIYRKLHITCRAEIAGRSR, translated from the coding sequence ATGTATCGGATTGGCGTGGTGGAGGATCATGCCCAATGGCGTCAGGCGCTCACACAGGCGCTGTGCACGGAAGAGGAATACCAGCTCCGGGCCTTCGGCGACCTGGAGACCTTTCTCGAAGCGTTTCGCATCGCCCCCGATGATCTCGTGATCATGGACATTCATCTTCCCGGTGCATCGGGCATCGACGGCGTCCGCGGGATCAAAGCTCTCGCTCCGGAAACGGACGTCATCATGTGTACCGCTTTCGAGGATGACCAAAACGTCTTCGCATCGCTCAAAGCCGGTGCCTGCGGGTATTTGCTCAAGAGATCGTCACTGGATGAAATTCTGGCCGCCGTGGCGCAGGTCCGCTCCGGCGGTGCACCGATGACTCCTTCGGTCGCACGACGTGTGCTCGCTTCACTGCACCGACCGTCTTTGCGCGTACCTGCCACGGAACTAACCGGGCGCGAACAGGAAATTCTCGATTTACTGGGAGAAGGAAAAGCGTACAAAGACATCGCCGCGCAACTCTGTGTGGCGTTGAGCACGGTACAGACGCATGTGAAAAGTATCTACAGGAAACTCCATATCACCTGCCGCGCGGAAATCGCCGGGCGCAGCCGGTAA
- a CDS encoding CHAD domain-containing protein encodes MNDVESNGNAAQRLVQLADDPALPSERQRVARVLLLYVQGFDTSFIAHDCGLSPSRVRFWRKMYQEHGMRIFEPDFSSEKRRGKRVRSSPRSSNGNAFPEALLHALREVDGARLDETRRTALRIALGYADGRSTSIIAREVGLSESRTRYWRNAVLRQGVALFQTATPNIRPTRADREDASGSASPQPRTTPTPTRRKAPKENDTLDPMLPLSTVARRICGQQLDILLRQSKRKTLGADPEVVHRMRVATRRLRSAFVLFEDAFKAKHITVLRKALRRLARLLGNVRDLDVLLLHMQRHVDTLDENEQQAFFPLVAIWREEQALHLNALIEHIQSDSFVVFEQGMLDFLAHPEKGDAREMTNDAGLPLRIGAIAPIMIMRRYADIIAFGPYLETATLDVLHALRIHCKKLRYTVEFFRGLLGAEARILLHHTIAMQDLLGEIQDAQTAGQLISAFVDDLERRQLDVTFTERINPAPLLHYLAIRQAEKHRLLSTVLPAWENITSTEFRTSLHASVMHIDLPLRAGGDRDRDATL; translated from the coding sequence ATGAATGATGTCGAATCGAATGGCAATGCGGCGCAACGGCTGGTCCAACTGGCCGATGACCCCGCGCTGCCATCAGAGCGGCAACGCGTCGCGCGCGTCCTTTTGCTCTACGTGCAGGGATTCGATACGTCATTCATCGCGCACGATTGCGGCCTTTCGCCGAGCCGTGTCCGCTTCTGGAGAAAAATGTACCAGGAGCACGGAATGAGGATTTTCGAGCCCGACTTCTCATCGGAAAAGCGGCGGGGCAAGCGCGTGCGGTCATCCCCCCGTTCTTCGAACGGCAACGCGTTTCCGGAGGCATTGCTGCATGCGTTGCGCGAGGTGGATGGGGCGAGGCTGGATGAAACTCGCCGTACGGCCCTGCGGATTGCGCTGGGCTATGCCGACGGTCGCTCGACCAGTATCATCGCTCGCGAGGTGGGACTTTCCGAGAGCCGGACACGCTATTGGCGCAATGCGGTGTTGCGGCAGGGAGTCGCCTTGTTCCAAACGGCGACCCCCAATATCCGGCCGACCCGCGCCGACAGGGAAGACGCATCCGGAAGTGCGTCTCCTCAACCGCGGACGACGCCAACGCCAACAAGGCGGAAGGCCCCGAAGGAGAACGACACACTCGACCCGATGCTGCCGCTTTCCACCGTTGCTCGTCGAATCTGCGGACAGCAGCTGGATATCTTGTTGCGGCAATCCAAAAGGAAAACGCTCGGTGCTGATCCCGAAGTTGTGCACCGCATGCGCGTCGCTACGCGAAGATTGCGGTCGGCGTTTGTCCTGTTCGAGGACGCATTCAAGGCAAAACACATCACGGTACTGCGAAAAGCGTTGCGTCGCCTGGCACGCCTGCTCGGCAATGTGCGGGACCTCGACGTGTTGCTCTTGCACATGCAACGGCATGTCGATACGCTCGACGAGAACGAACAGCAGGCATTTTTCCCTCTTGTCGCAATCTGGCGGGAAGAACAGGCGCTCCACCTGAACGCCTTGATCGAACACATACAGTCCGACAGCTTCGTCGTTTTCGAGCAGGGCATGCTGGATTTTCTTGCGCATCCGGAGAAAGGCGATGCCAGGGAAATGACAAATGACGCCGGATTGCCGCTGCGCATCGGGGCCATCGCGCCCATCATGATCATGCGCCGCTATGCGGATATCATCGCATTCGGGCCCTATCTGGAAACTGCGACGCTCGATGTGCTTCACGCGCTCAGGATTCACTGTAAGAAACTGCGTTACACGGTGGAGTTCTTCCGTGGCCTTCTTGGCGCTGAGGCGCGGATTCTGCTTCACCATACAATTGCGATGCAGGATTTACTTGGCGAGATCCAGGATGCACAGACAGCGGGACAACTCATCTCCGCTTTCGTGGATGATCTCGAGCGTCGTCAACTGGATGTCACGTTCACCGAGCGCATCAATCCCGCGCCATTGCTCCATTATCTCGCCATTCGTCAGGCCGAAAAACACCGCCTGCTCTCCACCGTCCTCCCCGCATGGGAGAATATCACCAGCACCGAATTCCGCACATCCCTGCACGCGTCCGTCATGCATATAGATTTGCCGCTCCGGGCAGGCGGCGACCGAGACCGCGATGCTACGCTGTGA
- a CDS encoding insulinase family protein yields MVTVLIPLLIAAGLAVGRMHATSAEEILPFRFTEYRLENGLRVILIPRPGGGLMTYYSIVRTGSRDEVEEGTTGFAHFFEHMMFRGSKNFPAARYDSMITTMGANANAYTTDDYTAYHLSFASEDLETVVMLESDRFQFLAYDEEAFQTEAAAVYGEYRKGRSDPWESLSEALHRTAYDQHTYRHTTIGFEADIKTMPGLFEYSKEFYQRHYRPENTVLLLTGDFDPEEARSLIDTYYGSWPSGYVEPAIPAEPEQRQRRRVDVTYDGQTQPLLAVAWMGEALKPSSKRMAAGHMLGEWLFGEGSALYKKLVLKEQKVRHLAVDFGLNRDPGLWSVMASVKDKRDIRYVLSEIEKTVALSIQTAPAKEDLTRLKRRLRYSFLMELDTPDHIAANLARYAGITGGIDAVEQLFACYADVTATDLRDAASALLGKERSTIAVLTGRR; encoded by the coding sequence ATGGTTACCGTACTGATCCCTCTTCTTATCGCAGCTGGTCTCGCCGTCGGGCGTATGCACGCAACATCGGCGGAAGAGATACTTCCGTTTCGTTTCACCGAGTACCGCCTCGAAAACGGTTTGCGCGTCATTCTCATTCCCCGCCCGGGAGGCGGGCTCATGACCTACTACAGCATCGTGCGAACGGGAAGCAGAGACGAGGTCGAGGAAGGCACGACCGGCTTTGCGCATTTTTTCGAACACATGATGTTTCGCGGCTCGAAAAACTTTCCCGCAGCCAGATACGACAGCATGATTACGACCATGGGCGCAAATGCCAACGCCTACACCACGGACGACTACACCGCTTATCACCTGTCCTTTGCGAGCGAGGATCTGGAGACGGTGGTCATGCTGGAAAGCGATCGCTTCCAGTTTCTTGCGTACGACGAGGAAGCATTTCAAACCGAAGCTGCGGCGGTATACGGCGAGTATCGCAAAGGCAGAAGCGATCCGTGGGAATCTCTCTCCGAAGCACTGCACCGAACCGCGTACGACCAGCATACCTACCGGCATACGACCATCGGTTTCGAGGCGGACATCAAAACCATGCCAGGGCTGTTCGAATACAGCAAAGAGTTTTATCAACGTCATTACCGACCCGAAAACACCGTCCTGCTGCTCACCGGCGATTTTGACCCCGAAGAAGCGCGCTCACTGATCGATACATACTACGGCTCATGGCCATCCGGATATGTCGAGCCGGCCATCCCCGCGGAGCCCGAACAGCGCCAACGGCGTCGCGTGGATGTGACCTATGATGGCCAGACCCAGCCGCTTCTGGCTGTTGCGTGGATGGGGGAGGCTCTGAAGCCCTCCAGTAAACGCATGGCGGCGGGACACATGCTCGGCGAGTGGCTTTTTGGCGAAGGAAGCGCCCTGTATAAAAAACTGGTTCTCAAAGAGCAAAAAGTCCGGCACCTGGCTGTGGATTTCGGCTTGAATCGGGATCCCGGACTCTGGAGCGTGATGGCCAGCGTGAAGGATAAGAGGGACATCCGCTATGTGTTGTCGGAAATCGAAAAAACTGTTGCACTCTCCATACAAACAGCTCCTGCAAAAGAGGATCTCACACGGCTCAAGCGCCGGCTTCGTTACTCGTTTCTGATGGAGCTGGACACACCGGATCACATCGCCGCCAACCTCGCGCGCTATGCAGGGATAACGGGCGGTATTGACGCCGTCGAGCAGCTCTTCGCCTGCTATGCGGATGTGACGGCGACCGACCTGCGCGATGCCGCCTCCGCGCTGCTCGGGAAAGAGCGGAGTACGATAGCTGTCCTGACCGGGAGGAGATGA
- a CDS encoding insulinase family protein yields the protein MSSYVRPLAKMILSAILLAGCTPPASEHLIPFPDKDDPIVSLRLWIKTGSQCDPTGREGLAALTAAMLTRASTKVHSYSEILDLLYPMATSYQATVDKEMTVITARVHVDNLEEFYPLLINAVLHPALLEDDFRRIRTDMINAIEKGLRYSDDEELGKAALHTFVFEDTPYAHPVVGRVASLKKITVDDVRSFYKRWYTGDNIVIGIAGGYDDALIERLQLDIAKLPVGAPTPPGMPAPNEIQGLQFLLVEKDCKATSISMGVPIDVLRGQDDFWPLFLFNSWFGEHRNSSSHLYQVLREAQGMNYGAYSYIEFFPNGGHTHMPTPNHARRQQLFEIWLRPVRHEHRHFALRAALRELQMAVDSGMTQEQLDLTKRFLDKYVRHYAKTAFDRLGYAMDSRFYGLRGDYLDVLRKRLRRVSLDEVNTAIRTYLQPANLKIAVVTKGARAFADSLVTDAPSPVIYDAPKSVKVIEDDAFIQVYPLAVRRENIRIVPVGQMFR from the coding sequence ATGTCCTCTTACGTCCGGCCGCTGGCGAAAATGATACTGTCTGCGATTCTGCTTGCGGGTTGTACCCCTCCAGCATCCGAACACCTTATCCCGTTCCCCGATAAGGATGATCCCATCGTGTCGTTACGACTGTGGATCAAGACCGGATCGCAGTGCGACCCGACAGGCAGGGAGGGGCTCGCCGCACTTACCGCCGCAATGCTGACCCGGGCCTCGACAAAGGTGCATTCGTATTCGGAGATACTCGATCTCCTCTATCCCATGGCTACGTCGTATCAGGCGACGGTGGATAAGGAGATGACGGTAATTACCGCGAGAGTACATGTCGACAATCTCGAGGAGTTCTATCCGCTGCTGATCAACGCTGTTCTGCATCCGGCGCTTCTCGAGGATGACTTCAGGAGAATTCGTACGGACATGATCAATGCGATAGAAAAAGGTCTGCGGTACTCCGACGACGAAGAACTTGGCAAGGCGGCCTTGCACACATTTGTTTTCGAGGATACACCGTACGCACATCCTGTCGTCGGTCGCGTGGCGTCGTTGAAAAAAATCACCGTGGACGATGTCCGTTCATTCTACAAGCGTTGGTACACCGGAGACAACATCGTGATCGGCATCGCAGGCGGCTATGATGATGCGCTGATCGAACGTCTCCAGCTCGATATCGCCAAGCTTCCGGTCGGAGCGCCGACACCGCCGGGGATGCCCGCACCGAATGAGATTCAGGGGCTGCAATTCCTTCTGGTGGAAAAGGACTGCAAAGCCACGTCCATCAGCATGGGCGTCCCCATCGACGTGCTGCGCGGGCAGGACGATTTCTGGCCGTTATTCCTGTTCAATTCCTGGTTTGGTGAACACAGAAACTCTTCTTCACATCTGTATCAGGTACTACGGGAAGCGCAGGGCATGAATTACGGCGCATATTCATATATCGAGTTCTTTCCGAATGGCGGCCACACGCACATGCCAACCCCGAATCATGCACGCCGTCAGCAGTTGTTTGAGATATGGCTGCGACCGGTGCGGCATGAACACCGGCATTTCGCGCTTCGTGCCGCGCTGCGTGAATTGCAGATGGCCGTGGATAGCGGTATGACGCAGGAACAGCTCGATCTCACCAAGCGCTTTCTGGATAAATACGTTCGTCACTATGCCAAAACCGCCTTCGATCGCCTCGGCTACGCCATGGACAGCAGATTCTACGGATTACGAGGCGATTATCTCGATGTATTGCGTAAGCGCTTGCGGCGGGTGTCTCTTGACGAGGTGAATACCGCCATACGAACGTATCTTCAACCCGCGAACCTGAAAATCGCCGTAGTGACGAAAGGCGCACGCGCATTCGCGGACTCATTGGTGACCGATGCGCCGAGTCCCGTTATCTATGACGCTCCCAAGTCCGTGAAGGTCATCGAGGACGATGCCTTCATTCAGGTGTATCCCCTCGCTGTGCGCCGGGAGAACATACGCATCGTTCCAGTCGGACAGATGTTCCGCTGA
- a CDS encoding glycosyltransferase family 2 protein, translating into MTHSIVIITMNRQRELQRLLASLRQQTHPAEEILIIDAGNAELTEECSDTVLRIRRIRVRPGISAQRNRGLDEAHCDILTFIDDDAELTPRYSETVLRRFRDEADLVALAGSNRAATCPGPVELALRRLLGVQTGCGSFRMRFSGFPDVAAAVPRRIAAEVLPSTVLSLRREVCRGLRFEEYWLSGAPLGLTTGRCFGEDLYFTHQLAKRGRMTVLDDAEYSHIESPVNRESLWTTQALYVFAMRWISDQTAAGTGRAARLWALFGQLLINTAQSIRYRESGYLRGYVRALRAKLK; encoded by the coding sequence GTGACGCACAGCATCGTCATCATTACCATGAACAGGCAGCGGGAGCTGCAACGCCTCCTCGCGTCGCTCCGGCAGCAGACACACCCGGCAGAAGAAATTCTCATCATAGATGCAGGCAATGCGGAACTCACCGAAGAATGTTCGGACACGGTGCTCCGTATTCGGCGCATCCGGGTACGTCCCGGCATCTCCGCCCAGCGCAACCGCGGGCTCGACGAAGCGCACTGCGACATCCTCACCTTCATCGATGACGATGCGGAACTCACGCCACGGTACTCGGAAACCGTGCTGCGTCGTTTCCGTGATGAAGCGGATCTCGTGGCTCTCGCGGGGAGCAACCGCGCGGCGACGTGTCCCGGCCCCGTCGAGCTTGCTCTGAGACGGTTGCTGGGGGTACAGACCGGTTGCGGATCTTTTCGGATGCGTTTTTCCGGTTTCCCCGACGTCGCTGCTGCCGTACCGCGGCGCATTGCGGCGGAGGTCCTTCCCTCAACGGTGCTTTCACTTCGCCGTGAGGTCTGCCGTGGTCTCCGTTTCGAGGAATACTGGCTAAGCGGCGCACCCCTGGGCTTGACTACCGGCCGCTGCTTCGGTGAGGATTTGTATTTCACACATCAACTCGCGAAACGGGGCAGAATGACGGTTCTTGACGATGCGGAGTATTCACACATCGAAAGTCCGGTCAACCGCGAATCGCTGTGGACCACCCAGGCCTTGTACGTCTTCGCGATGCGCTGGATCAGTGACCAGACCGCCGCCGGCACGGGCAGGGCAGCCCGCCTGTGGGCCTTGTTCGGGCAGTTGTTGATCAACACCGCCCAGAGCATTCGTTACCGTGAGAGTGGGTACCTGCGTGGATACGTCCGGGCACTGCGCGCGAAATTGAAGTAA
- a CDS encoding serine hydroxymethyltransferase, protein MSHLATTDPQLHQIIQQETERQITKLQLIASENYASPSVLEAAGSVLTNKYAEGYPGKRYYGGCEFVDQAEDLARQRLMKLYGAEYANVQPHSGATANQAVYFTYVQPGDTVLGMDLAHGGHLTHGSPVNFSGKLYNIVSYGVHRETGMIDLDEVEATALREKPKMIIVGASSYSRNIDYQAFRAIADKVGAFLWADMAHPAGLIATGLLNNPLPYCDVVTSTTHKTLRGPRGGMILLGKDTENPFGLVAPKSGRKKMMSEIIDSVVMPGIQGGPLMHIIAAKAVAFGEALQPTFATYTKQVKANAARLAELLVAKEFNLISGGTDNHLMLIDLHNKNVTGKEAEAAMERAGITLNKNMVPFDDRSPFVTSGIRMGTAAITTRGFREADMEFVANVVDSVISNIGDEAKLDDIRESVREYCSRFPLYTDLVD, encoded by the coding sequence ATGTCTCACCTCGCCACTACCGATCCCCAGCTTCATCAGATCATCCAGCAGGAAACCGAACGCCAGATTACCAAGCTCCAGCTCATTGCGTCCGAGAATTATGCGAGTCCCTCCGTTCTCGAAGCCGCTGGCAGTGTGCTGACAAACAAATACGCCGAGGGATATCCCGGAAAACGGTATTACGGCGGCTGCGAATTCGTCGATCAGGCGGAAGACCTCGCCCGTCAGCGGCTCATGAAACTGTACGGTGCGGAATATGCCAATGTGCAGCCGCATTCCGGCGCCACGGCGAATCAAGCGGTGTATTTCACCTACGTGCAACCCGGCGACACCGTGCTCGGTATGGACCTCGCACATGGTGGACATCTCACCCATGGGTCACCGGTCAACTTCTCCGGCAAGCTCTACAACATCGTGTCGTACGGCGTGCACCGCGAAACCGGTATGATTGACCTTGACGAGGTGGAAGCCACCGCCCTGCGCGAGAAACCGAAAATGATAATCGTGGGAGCCAGTTCCTACTCGCGGAATATCGATTATCAGGCCTTTCGTGCCATAGCCGACAAAGTCGGCGCTTTCCTGTGGGCCGACATGGCCCATCCGGCCGGCCTCATCGCCACGGGTTTATTGAACAATCCGTTGCCGTATTGCGATGTGGTGACGTCCACGACGCATAAAACGCTTCGCGGTCCGCGCGGCGGTATGATACTGCTGGGCAAGGATACGGAAAATCCGTTCGGCCTGGTCGCACCAAAATCGGGACGCAAGAAAATGATGTCCGAAATCATTGACAGTGTCGTGATGCCCGGTATTCAGGGCGGGCCGTTGATGCACATTATCGCGGCCAAAGCCGTCGCTTTCGGCGAGGCCCTGCAGCCGACTTTCGCCACCTATACGAAACAGGTCAAGGCCAATGCCGCGCGCCTGGCGGAGCTTCTTGTTGCGAAGGAGTTCAATCTGATTTCCGGCGGTACGGACAATCATCTCATGCTCATCGATCTGCACAACAAGAATGTGACGGGCAAGGAGGCCGAAGCAGCCATGGAGCGCGCCGGTATCACGCTGAACAAGAACATGGTTCCCTTCGATGATCGGTCGCCCTTCGTCACCAGCGGTATCCGCATGGGCACCGCGGCAATAACCACGCGCGGTTTCCGCGAAGCGGATATGGAATTTGTCGCGAACGTGGTGGATTCCGTCATCAGCAATATCGGCGACGAAGCGAAGCTCGACGACATACGCGAAAGCGTACGCGAGTACTGTTCGCGATTCCCGCTCTACACCGATCTCGTGGATTGA
- a CDS encoding T9SS type A sorting domain-containing protein codes for MRIPATLLVLACILLSCFTAEAQILPADNIIMRVRQVCNQGNGGTLSAAFEIQPRTNMWPPNYGRIGGFSVVFTFTSAKLVFNGAQQRYNPNYWGGAFRSAAFGSSAWFSQHASTGNVNNALPVESQYFSQSTDCTGNPLQDGFFEIMRYTMTIMPTANGTVDLGLYDIQPYNTSMYLQEVQMTAIFSPNLQTNLNDSVRLATNLIIPVELVAFNVTGRPDGSSMLTWRTETETENLGFEVERGDGVHFERIGFVSGRGTSTQPHDYTFIDDKPVSTREDRLVFYRLKQVDFDGTYAYSDIHSTQIMPGYVGLEAVYPNPSSSGASVSIPYSLAVPATITLHVYDALGRRVALLQDQSDRQPGRHVVTWNTFDEFGQSLPSGSYFVRFEAAMGKETIRGMRQIFLVR; via the coding sequence ATGCGCATTCCTGCTACTCTGCTGGTCCTGGCATGCATCCTGCTGTCCTGCTTTACGGCCGAGGCACAGATTTTGCCAGCCGACAACATCATCATGCGCGTCCGCCAGGTCTGTAATCAGGGGAATGGCGGAACGCTCTCTGCGGCATTCGAAATCCAACCCCGTACGAATATGTGGCCACCGAATTACGGCCGTATTGGTGGCTTTTCGGTGGTTTTCACGTTTACCTCAGCGAAGCTCGTGTTTAACGGCGCTCAGCAGCGCTACAATCCGAACTATTGGGGCGGCGCTTTCCGCAGCGCGGCCTTCGGCTCATCCGCATGGTTCAGTCAGCATGCCAGCACAGGCAATGTCAACAACGCCCTGCCCGTCGAAAGCCAGTATTTCTCACAAAGCACGGATTGCACAGGGAATCCGCTGCAGGACGGTTTTTTTGAGATAATGCGCTATACCATGACCATTATGCCCACCGCGAATGGTACGGTTGATCTTGGTCTCTACGACATTCAACCGTACAACACAAGCATGTATCTCCAGGAAGTGCAGATGACGGCGATTTTCAGTCCGAATCTCCAGACCAATCTCAACGATTCGGTACGCCTCGCCACCAATCTCATCATCCCTGTGGAACTGGTTGCGTTCAACGTCACTGGGCGGCCGGACGGCAGCTCCATGCTGACCTGGCGGACGGAAACCGAGACGGAAAATCTCGGTTTCGAGGTGGAGCGTGGGGATGGTGTGCACTTCGAGCGCATCGGTTTTGTGTCCGGTCGCGGGACAAGCACGCAACCCCACGACTATACGTTCATCGACGACAAGCCCGTCTCCACACGCGAAGACCGCCTGGTATTCTATCGCCTCAAGCAGGTGGATTTTGACGGGACATACGCGTACAGCGATATTCACTCCACGCAGATCATGCCGGGGTATGTTGGTCTGGAAGCGGTCTATCCGAATCCTTCCTCATCCGGCGCGAGTGTTTCGATTCCGTATTCCCTCGCCGTGCCCGCAACGATTACGTTACATGTGTACGATGCTCTCGGCAGGCGCGTCGCCCTCCTCCAGGATCAGAGCGACAGACAGCCCGGGCGCCATGTAGTGACGTGGAATACCTTTGACGAGTTTGGTCAGTCCCTGCCGTCCGGAAGCTATTTTGTACGCTTTGAGGCCGCCATGGGTAAGGAAACCATCCGTGGGATGCGGCAGATATTCCTCGTTCGTTAA